From Aspergillus chevalieri M1 DNA, chromosome 4, nearly complete sequence, a single genomic window includes:
- a CDS encoding putative eukaryotic translation initiation factor subunit eIF-4F (COG:J;~EggNog:ENOG410QDMB;~InterPro:IPR016024,IPR016021,IPR036211,IPR022745, IPR003890;~PFAM:PF02854,PF12152;~go_function: GO:0003723 - RNA binding [Evidence IEA];~go_function: GO:0005515 - protein binding [Evidence IEA]) — MTSIPPQKQGLQGQSASSDTPANTSSSSPAPPANRSSYANATRKSATDSTAAPVTVGGSSQHGQSTSASSVSGKPMQQQTNTTSSTSPGVTIVNGAPASQQQQQQGDHSRKPSVTITSAGTSGGFPNGAPSSRPNSLQFGFANQQTSPMGNPAVLAGQPQSGLGVSPSMNPRVTSPQTSPSPIPQPASSGGRPPPSSYQSQGNVPNFGSFGDAGDANRPQAPLGPGPQSTHLRRESSQSTHSDMSNQMGGAPAGPGRGGYGGRGRGYSQSGYQGQMPYSPGPNFRTPNQPRGGPNMGPQFQQGRPLAPFPNSPHQASRSPALANAHPTTPQMNQVPMAPPQMPPQPFAYGQHMAPQPAYPHAYDPNYAYYNPAAYGMGQMQYMTPPSPQPRPGMPFNPQAPYMQNQYPPQPPTQATPLSRTPSQVSNDRPNSSLGQPQPPAGPPGAGHAHNASRSSNSPAPSKPQFVLPSTKRSPIVIKDPGSGAVKTFDSKGPGSPARGTPSPVKMATPTSTPPPRSNNGPEHQRSDSKATKTDEEKKKELRDAVRQKIEQDEAEQRRKEDEERKKKEDEEAAQKKKAEEEEAAKKKAAEDEEAARKAMEDMSLKDNKDEKKDEVAAKPAEEPKQAPAPPADDDDIDFDAIEREMAEIEAKEAAAEADYYAKKQREKEEKERKEKEELEAYEANMKNAEREAEALEEEREKKREAAEKKTEPSTPAESSASTPISDVSMGPPGKPASAAKKPAALKLETSKAVEPPQPSAAMKALHTARFVVDLSKISYPSSVASPNPALNANAPADRKFHYNKEFLLQFQAVFKEKPSVDWDSRVRETVGDTDSSRPQSARTPMTSRTPSRTGGMPQPFQMGTFGAPNRHSLPPNTDRIAIANAARTASMNNPFGQFGRPGGMGMGPIGGRASSSGMPGSPRVGSNRTNTRNNSKRAEKHQAKKEEEMAKSMPLTASMEVKPLQVSGTGWKPRSLAQPAGAQAAPAHMPPDMVQRKVKAALNKMTPENFERIAGQILEIVSQSKAENDGRTLRQVIQLTFEKATDEAHWASIYAKFCKRMLETMSPEIQDESIRDKTGAVVTGGSLFRKYLLNRCQEEFERGWKVNLPPKPEGETEEAAMMSDEYYAAAAAKRRGLGLVKFIGELYKLGMLTERIMHECVKKLVDYEGMPDEAEVESLTSLLRTIGASLDVSERGHALMDVYFSRIQMMMETEGLPSRIRFMLMDVIDLRKANWMSKDADKGPKTIQQIREEAARAQQAAEMERMRQQASRGGGGRPPIGRGDARNFSGYGQQAPPPDFASSKVGSDDLRRLRTGRTANQPMSFGPSSMLGSRSNSRRNLGPGGNLVRGSEDSAASSRTGTPPAGKKEDKEAASSINAFSALASLEDRDNLATSPPSNPTSPMLTKAQPTAGQPANPPSKDGEAS, encoded by the exons ATGACCTCGATCCCTCCTCAGAAGCAAGGCCTTCAAGGACAGAGCGCTTCCTCTGATACCCCCGCGAAcacttcctcttcgtcgccCGCGCCGCCGGCCAACCGGTCGTCCTACGCCAACGCCACCAGAAAGTCCGCGACGGACTCGACCGCCGCGCCCGTCACCGTGGGTGGCTCTTCGCAACATGGGCAGTCGACCTCAGCATCTTCTGTGAGCGGCAAACCCATGCAACAACAAACAAATACCACCTCTTCCACCTCCCCCGGCGTCACCATCGTCAATGGCGCTCCCGCttcccagcagcagcagcagcagggcgACCACTCTCGCAAACCCTCCGTGACCATCACCTCCGCCGGTACTTCGGGGGGCTTCCCCAACGGGGCCCCTTCCAGTCGTCCCAACAGCTTGCAGTTCGGTTTTGCCAACCAGCAGACTTCCCCCATGGGCAATCCTGCTGTTTTGGCCGGCCAGCCGCAGTCCGGGTTGGGTGTGTCGCCTTCCATGAACCCCCGCGTTACCTCGCCTCAGACCTCTCCGTCACCTATCCCTCAGCCGGCTTCTAGTGGTGGTCGccctcctccgtcgtctTACCAGTCGCAGGGAAATGTTCCGAACTTTGGCAGCTTTGGTGATGCCGGTGACGCAAAC CGCCCGCAAGCCCCCCTTGGTCCCGGCCCTCAATCGACTCATCTCCGTCGCGAATCCTCTCAGTCTACGCATAGCGATATGAGCAACCAGATGGGTGGCGCTCCCGCTGGTCCCGGCCGTGGTGGCTATGGTGGCCGTGGCCGCGGATACTCGCAGTCGGGCTATCAGGGTCAGATGCCCTACTCGCCGGGCCCAAACTTCCGTACGCCCAACCAGCCTCGCGGCGGACCCAACATGGGCCCACAGTTCCAACAGGGCCGTCCGCTCGCCCCGTTCCCCAATTCGCCACACCAGGCCAGCCGCAGCCCAGCTCTGGCCAACGCTCATCCCACGACTCCCCAGATGAACCAGGTCCCCATGGCTCCTCCCCAGATGCCTCCTCAGCCGTTCGCCTACGGTCAGCACATGGCTCCCCAACCT GCTTACCCCCATGCCTACGATCCCAACTACGCCTACTACAACCCTGCCGCTTATGGCATGGGTCAGATGCAGTACATGACTCCTCCGTCGCCGCAACCGCGCCCCGGTATGCCCTTTAACCCCCAGGCTCCGTACATGCAGAACCAGTACCCGCCACAACCCCCCACCCAGGCGACTCCTCTGTCTCGTACGCCATCGCAGGTGTCCAACGACCGTCCCAACTCGAGCCTCGGCCAGCCTCAGCCCCCGGCTGGTCCCCCCGGCGCCGGCCACGCTCACAACGCCAGCCGCTCGTCCAACAGTCCCGCCCCCAGCAAGCCGCAGTTCGTTCTTCCCTCGACGAAGAGGAGCCCCATCGTCATCAAGGACCCTGGCAGTGGTGCCGTCAAGACCTTCGACAGCAAGGGTCCCGGCTCTCCCGCTCGTGGTACCCCTTCGCCCGTGAAGATGGCCACTCCTACTTCCACCCCTCCTCCTCGTTCCAACAACGGTCCCGAGCACCAGCGATCGGATAGCAAGGCCACCAAAACggacgaagagaagaagaaggaactgAGAGACGCCGTCCGTCAGAAGATCGAGCAGGACGAGGCCGAGCAGCGCCGcaaggaagacgaagagcgcaagaagaaagaggacgaggaagccgcccagaagaagaaggctgaagaagaggaagctgcgaagaagaaggctgccgaggatgaggaagccGCTCGCAAGGCCATGGAAGACATGAGCCTGAAGGATAACAAggacgagaagaaggatgaagTAGCAGCCAAGCCGGCTGAAGAGCCCAAGCAGGCCCCTGCACCGCCcgctgatgatgatgacattGACTTTGATGCCATCGAGCGGGAGATGGCAGAGATCGAGGCTAAGGAAGCTGCCGCAGAAGCCGACTACTACGCCAAGAAGCAGcgcgagaaggaagagaaggagcgcaaggagaaggaggagctTGAAGCTTACGAGGCCAACATGAAGAATGCTGAACGCGAGGCTGAGGCTCTCGAAGAGGAGCGTGAGAAGAAGCGCGAGGCCGCCGAGAAGAAGACCGAGCCCAGCACTCCTGCTGAGAGTAGTGCCTCGACTCCCATCTCCGACGTGTCCATGGGCCCGCCTGGCAAGCCCGCCAGTGCCGCCAAGAAGCCCGCTGCGCTCAAGCTCGAGACCAGCAAGGCTGTCGAGCCTCCTCAACCCAGCGCAGCCATGAAGGCTCTGCACACAGCCCGCTTCGTGGTCGACCTGAGTAAGATCTCCTACCCTTCGTCGGTCGCCTCTCCAAACCCAGCTCTGAACGCCAACGCGCCCGCGGATCGCAAGTTCCACTACAACAAAGAATTCTTGCTGCAGTTCCAGGCCGTCTTCAAGGAGAAGCCGTCCGTCGACTGGGATTCTCGCGTTCGCGAGACTGTGGGCGACACCGACTCGTCGCGTCCTCAGTCCGCACGCACACCTATGACCAGCCGCACTCCTTCTCGCACGGGAGGCATGCCTCAACCGTTCCAGATGGGAACATTCGGCGCCCCGAACCGTCACAGCTTGCCTCCGAACACCGACCGCATTGCCATTGCCAACGCTGCCCGCACTGCTTCGATGAACAACCCATTCGGCCAGTTCGGTCGTCCCGGTGGCATGGGCATGGGTCCTATCGGTGGACGCGCCAGCTCCTCCGGCATGCCTGGCTCGCCTCGTGTGGGCTCCAACCGCACCAACAcccgcaacaacagcaagcGTGCTGAGAAGCACcaggccaagaaggaagaagagatggCCAAGAGCATGCCGCTCACCGCCAGCATGGAAGTCAAGCCCCTGCAGGTTTCCGGCACTGGCTGGAAGCCTCGCAGTCTTGCACAGCCTGCCGGCGCTCAGGCTGCCCCCGCCCACATGCCTCCGGACATGGTGCAGCGTAAGGTCAAGGCTGCTCTGAACAAGATGACCCCCGAGAACTTCGAGCGTATCGCCGGCCAGATCCTGGAGATCGTGTCGCAGTCCAAGGCAGAAAACGATGGCCGTACCCTGCGGCAAGTCATTCAGCTCACCTTCGAGAAGGCCACCGACGAAGCCCACTGGGCGTCCATCTACGCCAAGTTCTGCAAGCGCATGCTTGAGACCATGAGCCCCGAGATTCAGGACGAGAGCATCCGCGACAAGACCGGCGCCGTTGTCACCGGTGGCAGTCTCTTCCGCAAGTACCTGCTCAACCGTTGTCAAGAGGAATTCGAGCGTGGCTGGAAGGTCAACCTGCCGCCGAAGCCCGAGGGCGAGACCGAAGAAGCCGCCATGATGTCCGACGAGTACTACGCTGCCGCCGCTGCCAAGCGTCGTGGTCTTGGTCTCGTCAAGTTCATTGGTGAGCTGTACAAGCTGGGTATGTTGACAGAGCGTATTATGCACGAGTGTGTTAAGAAGCTTGTCGACTACGAGGGTATGCCTGATGAAGCTGAGGTTGAGAGTTTGACCAGTCTCTTGCGTACCATTGGTGCTAGCTTGGATGTTTCTGAGAGGGGACACGCCTTGATGGATGTCTACTTCAGTCGCATCcagatgatgatggagaCTGAGGGTCTACCTAGTCGTATCCGGTTCATGCTTATG GATGTTATCGATCTGCGCAAGGCCAACTGGATGTCCAAGGACGCCGACAAGGGTCCCAAGACCATCCAACAGATTCGTGAAGAAGCCGCCCGCGCTCAGCAAGCAGCCGAGATGGAGCGCATGCGCCAGCAAGCTTCTCGTGGTGGCGGTGGCCGTCCCCCGATTGGCCGCGGAGATGCTCGCAACTTCTCTGGATACGGTCAGCAAGCTCCTCCTCCGGACTTTGCTTCTAGCAAGGTCGGTAGCGATGATCTGCGTCGTCTGCGCACGGGCCGGACTGCCAACCAGCCCATGTCGTTCGGACCGTCTAGCATGCTGGGCTCGCGCAGCAACAGCCGTCGGAACCTAGGCCCCGGTGGCAACTTGGTCCGTGGTAGTGAAGACAGCGCGGCCAGCAGCCGTACCGGCACTCCTCCGGCCGGCAAGAAGGAGGACAAGGAGGCTGCTTCTTCGATCAACGCTTTCAG TGCTCTCGCCAGCTTGGAAGACCGTGACAACTTGGCTACCTCTCCTCCGTCGAACCCTACGTCACCTATGCTCACCAAGGCTCAACCCACAGCTGGCCAACCGGCAAACCCTCCGTCCAAGGACGGCGAAGCATCATAG
- a CDS encoding uncharacterized protein (COG:U;~EggNog:ENOG410Q2V4;~InterPro:IPR011042,IPR011659;~PFAM:PF07676;~SECRETED:SignalP(1-21)) yields the protein MRSLQLMALLGLAALPQVALGSCPYAQQMARDTSNLLSSNPHVHSARSSNSDAITAPAGKKGVFLMNRIAPGSSQLYIANADGTNERPLLSNPVFEYHAEFSPDGQWISFTSERNGDGNSDIYRVRTNGSDLQELVSTPSIEDSAVLSPNGKLAAYVSTTNGYKANIWVLEIHSGKKWNVTNTPLTPAANESLPNGYFRPSWSPDGQWLAFSSDRNSGWYGHGDPVFLGVSGWEHTQELSLYAVRPNGSDFRQIVSKNGYSLGSPKWSHDGSRIIYYEMTRETTWDAHRPESVGSANSTIVSVDFATGKDRRVEVSGTGVKIFPQFLDNKSTVGYFYKGGTKEGLYSTNGRYINTTDITLRSPAWSPDGKKMVYEKTAWNVRPMEKKLYSWDDNWEYRFTDVFPQLSNRNVLAYTEKQLGNSSVVSRNPDNTTARLVLDDMNTDFISASEVSQGLAGAFQPSWSPDGRWITVGVGYWFQTRAESGGWLVRAPTNGSSNYEVLTQSTTDLTTNTSAINSGFPSFSHDGKKIVYRVWGANSTSGDRNQLGLRLLDLETRKITTLTTEWDNLPFFSPDGSRIVFTRKTSPTNYDVCTMNPDGTDIKVLTSSGANDAHAVWSHDGKIIYSTGMFGFQYECALYDQTFQPYGQIMIMDADGSNKRVLTDSIWEDSMPLFVPNKDL from the coding sequence ATGCGTTCTCTCCAATTAATGGCCCTGCTGGGCCTCGCGGCTCTTCCCCAGGTAGCTCTGGGATCGTGCCCGTATGCCCAGCAGATGGCCCGGGATACCAGCAATCTCCTATCAAGTAATCCGCATGTGCACTCAGcacgcagcagcaacagcgaTGCCATTACAGCCCCGGCAGGCAAGAAGGGTGTGTTCTTGATGAACCGGATTGCCCCTGGTTCATCGCAGCTCTACATCGCCAACGCGGACGGCACCAACGAACGCCCTCTCCTTTCGAACCCCGTCTTCGAGTACCACGCTGAATTCTCGCCTGATGGCCAATGGATCAGTTTCACCAGCGAGCGCAATGGGGATGGTAACTCGGATATCTACCGCGTCCGCACCAACGGCTCTGACCTTCAGGAACTCGTCTCCACCCCGTCGATCGAGGATAGCGCCGTGCTGTCACCGAACGGCAAGCTCGCCGCATACGTATCCACCACGAACGGATATAAGGCGAACATCTGGGTCCTGGAGATCCATTCTGGAAAGAAGTGGAATGTCACCAACACGCCTTTGACCCCTGCTGCGAACGAATCCCTGCCTAACGGATACTTCCGTCCGTCGTGGTCGCCGGATGGACAGTGGCTTGCGTTCTCGTCGGATCGGAACTCGGGATGGTATGGGCATGGGGATCCTGTGTTCTTGGGTGTTTCGGGATGGGAGCACACGCAGGAACTGTCTCTTTATGCGGTGCGCCCCAATGGGTCTGATTTCAGACAGATTGTCTCGAAGAATGGGTACTCGTTGGGATCCCCGAAGTGGTCGCATGATGGATCGCGGATTATTTACTACGAGATGACCCGTGAGACGACTTGGGATGCACACCGGCCGGAATCTGTGGGCTCTGCAAACTCGACGATTGTGTCTGTTGACTTTGCGACGGGCAAGGATCGCAGGGTCGAGGTTTCGGGGACTGGTGTGAAGATTTTCCCGCAGTTCCTCGATAACAAGAGTACCGTTGGGTACTTTTACAAGGGTGGTACCAAGGAGGGTCTCTATAGCACTAACGGTCGGTACATCAACACGACGGACATCACCCTCCGCTCCCCAGCTTGGTCCCCCGACGGAAAGAAGATGGTCTACGAAAAGACAGCCTGGAACGTCCGCCcgatggagaagaagctgTACTCTTGGGACGACAACTGGGAGTACCGCTTCACAGATGTCTTCCCGCAACTCTCTAACCGGAACGTCCTTGCCTACACCGAAAAACAACTCGGCAATTCCTCTGTCGTCTCCAGAAACCCAGACAACACCACCGCGCGCCTCGTCCTTGACGACATGAACACCGACTTCATCAGCGCCTCTGAAGTCTCCCAGGGTCTCGCAGGCGCCTTCCAACCCTCCTGgtcacctgacggtcgatGGATCACCGTGGGAGTGGGCTACTGGTTCCAAACGCGCGCCGAAAGCGGCGGGTGGCTCGTCCGCGCCCCAACGAACGGCTCCTCTAACTACGAGGTTCTCACCCAATCTACCACCGATCTAACTACTAACACCTCCGCCATAAACTCCGGCTTCCCGTCTTTCTCGCACGACGGCAAGAAAATCGTCTACCGCGTCTGGGGCGCAAACTCCACCTCTGGCGACCGCAACCAGCTCGGTCTGCgcctcctcgacctcgaAACCCGCAAAATCACCACCCTAACCACAGAATGGGACAACctccccttcttctcccccGACGGCAGCCGCATCGTCTTCACCCGCAAAACCAGTCCGACAAACTACGACGTGTGCACGATGAACCCCGACGGAACGGACATCAAAGTGTTGACGAGCAGCGGCGCGAACGATGCACACGCGGTGTGGTCGCATGATGGGAAGATCATCTATTCGACGGGGATGTTCGGGTTCCAGTATGAGTGCGCGCTGTACGATCAGACGTTTCAGCCGTATGGGCAGATCATGATTATGGATGCGGATGGGAGCAACAAAAGGGTGctgacggattcgatttgGGAGGATAGTATGCCGTTGTTTGTGCCGAATAAGGATCTATAG
- a CDS encoding universal stress protein (COG:T;~EggNog:ENOG410PHAI;~InterPro:IPR006015,IPR014729,IPR006016;~PFAM:PF00582), translating to MSRVSSPRGSFESDSERKDNEASRPNKRISYADEAPRRKSIQFSFGGGFENRQHRRSLSDKGLGEKNLRRSHIEFQDREKQKEKEKEQKQSVIPPSASRGPSPPPPNTYERGVSFDTFDNPDAADFSLTLNYKHKGYQCTRRSRTFLCGTDQNEYSDFALEWLIDELVDDGDEIVCLRAVENASDAGIEAGRYRKEAEKLFEQVIQKNSQDEKAISLVLELAVGKVQDIIQRMIRIYEPAVLIVGTRGRNLSGMQSLLPGSVSKYCLQQSPIPVIVVRPSTKREKKKKKRLANPSRRSYNHILELSERRGSHIFDPSSSTDSSVARLPDEEAAVAKALGLPPSYANSRGSLSSGRSSVDDLTAPMLEMTMKSSSGESLEGSGHDKFEDARQSQKLEDDETAPVDNDLPSAATEQGGALSPTATDVDSGAVSELGDNPTNIPVIITDGTPKDGSETK from the exons ATGTCGAGGGTATCGTCACCGAGGGGATCATTCGAATCCGACTCCGAGCGCAAGGATAATGAAGCGTCCCGACCCAACAAGCGCATTTCGTACGCCGACGAAGCACCGCGCAGAAAGTCAATCCAGTTCAGTTTTGGAGGGGGGTTTGAGAATCGCCAGCATCGTCGGTCGTTGAGTGACAAGGGACTGGGAGAGAAGAACTTAAGGCGTTCGCATATTGAGTTCCAGGACagggagaagcagaaggagaaggagaaggaacaGAAGCAGAGTGTTATTCCGCCTAGTGCTAGTCGTGGGCCttcgcctccgccgccgaa TACATACGAACGAGGTGTTTCCTTTGACACGTTCGATAACCCCGATGCAGCGGATTTCTCGTTGACGTTGAACTACAAACACAAAGGTTACCAGTGTACTCGACGGAGTAGGACCTTTCTCTGCGGGACGGATCAGAATGAATACTCCGACTTTGCACTTGAGTGGCTTATTGATGAGCTTGTGGACGATGGTGATGAGATTGTCTGTCTTCGAGCCGTGGAGAATGCAAGCGATGCGGGAATTGAGGCTGGCAGGTACCGAAAGGAGGCGGAGAAGCTGTTTGAACAAGTGATTCAGAAGAACAGTCAGGATGAAAAGGCCATCAGTTTAGTCTTGGAATTGGCTGTCGGGAAAGTGCAGGATATCATTCAACGCATG ATTCGAATCTATGAGCCGGCCGTCCTTATCGTTGGTACACGTGGTCGGAACCTCAGTGGCATGCAGAGTCTGCTACCTGGCTCGGTCTCCAAGTACTGTTTACAGCAATCCCCGATCCCCGTCATCGTGGTCCGTCCGTCAACCAAgcgtgagaagaagaaaaagaagcgaTTGGCCAATCCTTCCCGTCGCAGCTATAACCATATCCTGGAATTGAGCGAGCGTCGAGGCAGTCATATTTTTGATCCCAGCTCGAGCACCGATAGTAGCGTGGCTAGGCTTCCAGATGAGGAGGCAGCAGTTGCTAAGGCTCTTGGGCTGCCACCGTCGTATGCAAATTCGCGGGGTTCACTTTCCTCTGGCAGGAGCAGCGTGGATGACCTGACCGCTCCCATGCTTGAGATGACTATGAAGAGCTCTAGCGGTGAGAGCCTGGAGGGCTCGGGACATGACAAGTTCGAGGACGCGCGGCAGTCACAGAAATTGGAAGATGACGAGACGGCACCAGTTGATAATGATTTGCCTTCTGCTGCCACCGAACAAGGCGGTGCCCTGTCCCCTACTGCTACAGATGTTGATTCTGGAGCGGTGTCAGAGCTGGGCGACAACCCAACCAATATCCCGGTGATTATTACTGATGGTACTCCTAAGGATGGATCTGAGACGAAGTGA